The nucleotide sequence CGTGGCGACGATGACGTCGCCGAGGCCGGCGTAACGACGGCCGGAGCCACCGAGCACGCGGATGGTGAGGATCTCCTTGGCACCGGTGTTGTCGGCGACCTTGAGGCGGGATTCCTGCTGAATCACTTCTGTCTCCTATCGAGTAGGCGCGGGCCTACTTCGCCTTCTCGAGGATCTCGACCAGGCGCCAGCGCTTCGAGGCGCTGAGCGGACGGGTCTCGCTGATGACGACCAGGTCGCCGATGCCGGCCGTGTTGGCCTCATCGTGGACCTTGACCTTGGAGGTACGGCGGATGACCTTGCCGTACAGGGGGTGCTTCACGCGGTCCTCGACCTCGACGACGATGGTCTTCTCCATCTTGTCGCTGGTCACGTAGCCACGACGGGTCTTGCGGTAGCCGCGGACGAGAGTCTCGGTCTCGGCCGCCGCGGTCTTCTTCTCGGTAGCCATTACTTGGTCTCCTCGGCGGTGTCGGCGGCCTCGGCGGTGGTGTCGGCCTCGGCGGGCTTGGCAGCCTTCTTGGTCGACTTCTTCGCTGCGGCCTTGGGAGCCGCGACCGGGGCGGGGGTGGCACGGATCCCGAGCTCGCGCTCGCGCAGGACCGTGTAGATGCGAGCGATGTCGCGCTTCACGGCACGCACGCGGCCGTGGTTCTCGAGCTGGCCGGTGGCCGACTGGAAGCGCAGGTTGAACAGCTCTTCCTTGGACTTCTTCAGCTCGTCGACGAGACGCTCGTCTTCGAAGGTGTCGAGCTCGGTGGGACGGAGCTCCTTGGATCCGATCGCCATTACGCGTCGCCCTCCTCGCGCTTGATGATGCGTGCCTTGAGCGGCAGCTTGTGGATTGCACGAGTGAGCGCCTCGCGGGCGATCTCCTCGTTGACGCCGCTGAGCTCGAAGAGCACGCGACCCGGCTTGACGTTGGCGACCCACCACTCGGGCGAACCCTTACCGGAACCCATTCGGGTCTCGGCCGGCTTCTTGGTCAGCGGGCGGTCGGGGTAGATGTTGATCCACACCTTTCCACCGCGCTTGATGTGGCGGGTCATGGCGATACGAGCGGACTCGATCTGACGGTTGGTGACGTAGGCAGGCGTGAGGGCCTGGATTCCGTACTCACCGAAGGACACGCGAGTACCACCGGTCGCCTGGCCGCTACGGCCGGGGTGGTGCTGCTTGCGGTGCTTGACACGACGGGGAATAAGCATGGTTAGGCCTCAGCTCCTGCGGTGACCGGGGCGTCCTGCTGCGGGGCGCGGCTTCCGCCACGGCCACCGCGGTCGCCGCGGTCGTTACGACGCTCGGGGCGCGACGACTTCTGGTTCGCCTGCTCGCGCGCGAGCTCCTTGTTGGTGATGTCGCCCTTGTAGATCCACACCTTGACACCGATGCGACCGAAGGTGGTCTTGGCCTCGTAGAAGCCGTAGTCGATGTTGGCGCGGAGGGTGTGCAGGGGCACGCGGCCCTCGCGGTAGAACTCCGAGCGGCTCATCTCGGCGCCGCCGAGGCGACCCGATACCTGGATGCGGACACCCTTGGCTCCGGCGCGCTGAGCACCCTGCAGGCCCTTGCGCATCGCGCGGCGGAAGGCCACGCGGGCGCTGAGCTGCTCGGCGATGCCCTGGGCGACGAGCTGAGCCTCGGCCTCGGGGTTCTTGACCTCGAGGATGTTCAGCTGGATCTGCTTGCCGGTGAGCTTCTCGAGGTCGGCGCGGATGCGCTCGGCCTCGGCGCCACGACGACCGATCACGATGCCCGGGCGGGCGGTGTGAATGTCGACGCGGACGCGGTCACGGGTGCGCTCGATCTCGATCTTCGCCACGCCGGCGCGGTCGAGCGAGGTCTTCAGCAGGTTGCGGATCTTGACGTCCTCGGCGACGTAGTCGCTGTAACGCTGCCCCGGCTTCGTGCTGTCGGAGAACCAGCGCGACACGTGGTCGGTGGTGATCCCGAGACGGAAGCCGTACGGGTTGACTTTCTGGCCCATTACTTGCTCGCCTTCTTCGACGTGGTGGCCGCTTCGGCCTCTTCGGGCGTCGCGAGGACGACCGTGATGTGGCTGGTGCGCTTCAGGATCTGGAACGCACGGCCCTGAGCACGCGGCTGGAACCGCTTGAGGGTTGCACCCTCGTCGACGAACGCCCTCGAGACGTAGAGGTCTTCGTCGTTGAGGTAGCTGTTCGAGGCGTCCGCCTTGACCCGGGCGTTGGCCATGGCCGACGCGACGAGCTTGTAGACGGGCTCCGACGCGCCCTGGGGCGCGAACTTCAGGATGGCCAGGGCCTCGAGGGCCTGCTTGCCGCGGATCAGGTTGACGACGCGACGGGCCTTCATGGGGGTGACGCGGATGTGTCGCACGCGGGCGATCGACTCCACCATTTCTCTCCTCCTTCTTCGCCTCCGCGTTAGCGGCGGCGACCCTTCTTGTCGTCCTTCACGTGGCCGCGGAAGGTGCGGGTGGGCGCGAACTCGCCGAGCTTGTGGCCGATCATCGACTCGGTCACGAACACGGGGATGTGCTTGCGACCGTCGTGCACGGCGATGGTGTGGCCGAGCATGTTCGGGATGATCATGGAGCGGCGCGACCAGGTACGGATCACGTTCTTCGTGTTGGCCTCGTTCTGACCGATCACCTTGCGAAGCAGGTGCTCGTCGACGAAGGGGCCCTTCTTCAGACTGCGTGGCATCTTCTACAACTCCTACTTGCGCTTCTTACCGGCGTTACGGCGGCGGACGATGAGCTTGTCACTCTCTTTGTTGGGGTGACGGGTGCGGCCTTCCTTCTGGCCCCACGGCGAGACCGGGTGGCGACCACCGGAGGTCTTGCCCTCACCACCACCGTGCGGGTGGTCGACCGGGTTCATGGCGACACCGCGGACGGTCGGGCGGACGCCCTTCCAGCGCATGCGGCCGGCCTTGCCCCAGTTGATGTTCGACTGCTCGGCGTTGCCGACCTCGCCGATCGTGGCGCGGCAGCGCGCGTCGACGTTGCGGACCTCGCCCGAGGGGAGACGCAGCTGGGCGTAGGGGCCGTCCTTCGCCACGAGGCGGACCGAGGCACCGGCGGAGCGGGCCATCTTGGCACCGCCGCCCGGCTTGAGCTCGATCGCGTGGATGACGGTACCCACGGGGATGTTCTTCAGCGGGAGGTTGTTGCCCGGCTTGATGTCGGCCGACGGACCCGACTCGACGACGTCGCCCTGACGCAGCTTGTCGGGGGCGATGATGTAGCGCTTGGTGCCGTCGACGAAGTGCAGGAGCGCGATACGCGCCGTGCGGTTGGGGTCGTACTCGATGTGAGCGACCTTGGCGTTCACGCCGTCCTTGTCGTTCCGACGGAAGTCGATGACGCGGTACTGGCGCTTGTGGCCACCACCGATGTGACGGGTCGTGATGCGACCGGCGTTGTTGCGGCCACCGGTCTTCGCGAGCGGACGCAGGAGCGACTTCTCGGGCGTGGAGCGCGTGATCTCGGCGAAGTCGGCGACGGACGAACCGCGGCGACCCGGAGTCGTGGGCTTGTAGTTGCGAATAGCCATTTTGTTATCCCTCCGAGCCCTAGCCGACAGCCGTGAAGATGTCGATGGTGCCCGACTTGAGCGTCACGATGGCGCGCTTGGTGTCCTTGCGCTTGCCGATCCCGAACTTGGTGCGACGGGTCTTGCCCGGGCGGTTGAGCGTGTTGATGCTGTCGACCTTGACGTCGAAGATCTTCTCGATGGCGAGCTTGATCTCGGTCTTGTTCGAGCGGGGGTCGACGAGGAAGGTGTACTTGCCCTGATCGATCAGGGTGTAGCTCTTCTCGGAGACGACCGGCGAGATGACGATGTCGCGGGGATCTTTGTGGATGCCGCTCATGCGGTGGCCTCCTTCTTGGTCTTCGACGCGATGAAGGCGTCAAGGGCGCTCTTGGTGAAGACGATGTCGTCGGAGACGAGCACGTCGTAGGCGTTGAGCTGGTCGAACGTGATCACGTGGACCTCGGCGACGTTGCGGACGCTCTTGAGGGTGAGGTCGTCGTCGCGGTCGGTGACGACCAGGACGTGCTTGCTCGACGCGATCGAGGTGAGCAGCGCGACGGCGGTCTTCGTCGAGATCTCGTCGGCGACGAAGGACTCGACGACGTGCACGCGGGCGCCGCGGGCGCGGTCCGAGAGAGCGCCGAGCAGAGCAGCGGCGATCATCTTCTTGGGGGTGCGCTGCGCGTAGTCGCGGGGCGTCGGGCCGTGGACGATGCCACCGCCGGTCATCTGGGGGGCGCGGATCGAACCCTGGCGGGCACGACCGGTTCCCTTCTGCTTGAACGGCTTGCGGCCGGCTCCGGAGACCTCGCCGCGGCCCTTGACCTTGTGCGTGCCCTGACGAGCGGCGGCCAGCTGGGCGACGACGACCTGGTGGATCAGCGGGACGTTCGCGGTCACGTCGAAGAGCTCGGCGGGGAGCTCGACGGTGCCGGTCTTGGAACCCTTCGCGTCGACGACGTCGACGCTGGTGACGGATGCAGTGGTGGTAGCCATGCGCTAGTTCCCCTTCACGGCGGTGCGGACGAAGACGATGCGGCCACGAGCACCGGGGACGGCGCCCTTGACGAGCAGCAGACCCTTCTCGGCGTCGACGGCGTGCACGGTCAGGTTGAGGACGGTGACGCGCTCGCCACCCATGCGACCGGCCATGCGCATGCCCTTGAAGACACGGCTCGGGGTCGACGAAGCACCGATCGAACCGGGCTTGCGGTGGTTGCGGTGGGCACCGTGCGACGCGGAGACGCCCTGGAAGTTGTGGCGCTTCATGACACCGGCGAAGCCCTTGCCCTTGGAGGTGCCGACGACGTCGACCTTCTGGCCGGCCTCGAAGGCGTCGACCGTGAGCTCCTGGCCGAGCGAGTACTCAGCGGCGTCAGCGGTGCGGACCTCGGTGAGGTGGCGGCGCGGCGTGACGCCGGCGGCCTCGAAGTGCCCGGCCTTGGGCTGGTTGACCTTGCGCGGGTCGATGGCGCCGGCGGCGATCTGGACGGCCACGTAGCCGTCCTTCTCCTCGGTGCGGATCTGGGTCACGACGTTCGGAGAGATCTCGACGACGGTGACGGGGACGAGCTTGTTGTTCTCGTCCCAGACCTGGGTCATGCCGAGCTTCTTGCCGAGCAGGCCCTTGACGTTCTTGGTGGTGGTTGCCATCTGTCAGTCGCCCCCTACAGCTTGATCTCGATGTTGACGTCGGCGGGGAGGTCGAGACGCATGAGCGAGTCGACGGCCTTCGGCGTCGGGTCGATGATGTCGATGAGGCGCTTGTGCGTGCGCTTCTCGAAGTGCTCGCGCGAGTCCTTGTACTTGTGGGGCGAACGGATCACGGCGACCACGTTCTTCTCCGTGGGGAGCGGCACGGGGCCGACCACGGTCGCACCGGCACGGGTCACCGTGTCGACGATCTTGCGGGCCGAAGTGTCGATGACCTCGTGGTCGTACGACTTCAGCCGGATGCGGATCTTCTGTCCCGCCATGTGAGTCTCTCTCTCGATGTTGACGTCGCGCACCTTCACGGGGCCGCCTGACGCGCCTCGGCAGCGTTCTCACGAACGGCCTGCCTCGGCCTGGCACTGTTGTTGTGTCAATGGCGCTGATGCGCCGTGACGCGCGGGCGCACGAGCACTTCTGCTCGACACCGCGTGTCGGTCTGTTGCGATGAGTCTCTGCCCGCACCAAGCGCCGCCCATGGGGAGGTCATCTCTCGATGTGAGGAAGAGGTGTCCTTCTACCCGCGGCCCAGATGAACTGTGCACTGCCTGGCAGTGATTCACGACCCCGGCCGAAGCGCAGGGCGGAAATGTTGAACCAGATAATCCTGCCATACAGGCGCATTTGCTGCAACCCGGGCGTGTCGCACCTCCGGGCGCGGTCGGATCAGGCGCTCGAAGCCCGTGGAATCAGGCTTCGGAGGGCTTGAACCAGGGCGGGTACACCGCGACGCGAACGGCGGCGACGCCGACCGTGACGAGCAGTTCGCGGACCCGGTCGCGCATCCTGTCGTTCGGCACGCCGATCAGGGTGACGCTCGACACCGCGACGACACCGGGCACGAGCACCTCGATGTTCGCGAGCGCAGGATCGGCGATCGCCGCCCGGCGAGCGGTCGCTCCACCCTCGACCGGCCCCGTCCCGAACCGCGTGAGTGCGCCTGCAGCCTCGCCGTCGGCGACGACGAAGTCCTCCCCCAGCGCCGCCACGGGCACCACGAGGACGACGAAGTCCGTGGGGCGCGTGCCGCGTGCCGCGGCGGACCAGCCCGGCCCGTCGGCGCCGTGCCGCACTTCGTCCCACGTCGCAGCGTCGGGCGAGAGGGCGAAGGGCACGAAGTCGGAGACCGATTCGCCGGTCGGCACTGCCGCCGCCGCGCGGCTCTCGCGCCGCTCGGGCGAGGAGACGTCGAGCTCGGGGCGTGCTCCTGCGCGCAGCTCGCCGTCTCGCAGGATCGACTCGAGGTTGTCGATGTGGGTCCAGTGGTGGGCGCGCATCGTGGCGAGGTTCACGTCGGGCAGGGTCTCGACCGGCGTCGAGCGCGTGCCGGCCGCGCGCACCGGAGTGCGCCGCGGACCGCCGGGCGGGCGCGACGCCGCCGAGCGGGAGGGCCTGGCCGCGGGCGCAGGCGGCTCGGGGGCAGGCCGAGGCGTGCAGATGTCGCAGAGATCTTCGTCAAGGCCGTGGATGCACTCGGTCACCCCCCAACGTTACGTGACTGCGGGTGGCCCGGAGACCACGCTCAGCGGAACAGCAGGGCGCGGAGCTCCGACTCGGCCGACGCCAGACGACCCGGGTCGATGGTCTCGCCGCCGTCGTAGGCGTCGACGAGGCGGGGATCGACGTAGCTCGAGCGGGCGATCGAGGGCGTGTTACCGAGCACCTCTGCGGCGTCGCGCATGGCCGCCGAGACTGCCCGCTTCCGCTTCGCCTCGGTCGGCTGCGGCCCGGTGCGGGCGAGGCTGACCGCCGCGGCGACGGTGCCGTGCAGGGTGCGGAAGTCCTTCGCCGTGAACTCGTCGCCCGCGCGCTCCTTGACGTAGGCGTTGATGTCGGGCGAGTGGATCGGGCGCCAGGCGGTGCCCGCCTCCGGACGGTACGCGAGCAGCCGCGCCCGGCCGCCCCGTCGCTTGAGACCGCGGATCACCGTTGCGAGATCCGGGTCGACGATCGTCGATCCCCACTCCTGGCCGCTCTTGCCGGGGAAGTCGAGCGTGACCGTGTCGCCGGAGACGGTCGCGTGGCTGCAGAGCAGCGTGGCGAGGCCGTGACTGCCGTGCTCCTCGGCGTAGCGCTCCGAGCCGACGCGGAGCGACCCGGTGTCGAGCATGCGGAACGCCGTCGCCAGAGCGCGGTCGCGGTCGGGCTCGGGGCGCCGCAGATCCATCGTGACGAATCGGCGAGCGACCGGCAGCGACTCCGCCAGGGCGAGGGCGCGGTCGAACTTGATGCGGTCCTTCTGCTCGCGCCAGGTGGGGTGGTAGATGTACTGCCGCCGACCGGCGCCGTCGACGCCGGTCGCCTGGATGTGGCCGTTCGGGTAGGGCGCGATCCACACGTCCGTCCACGCCGGCGGAATGGCGAGTGCGTCGATTCGGGAACGCAGGTCGGCGTCGCGGATCGTCCCGCCGTGCTCGTCGCGGTAGGTGAAGCCACGGCCCGCACGGACACGCGTGACGCCCGGGCGGCTCGAGTCGGTGCGGCGCAGGCGAGGCATGCACCCACGCAACACCACGGCTCCTGCGCGCCCGCTCGTCGTCGGGGTACGAGAAAGGGCCCCCGGCGTGTGCCGAGGGCCCTCAGGATGCGGGACTTCTCACTCGCTGCCGATCTTCTTGTCGGCGGCGTCGCGAGCCTCCTCGATCTTGTCGTGGAACTTGCCACCGGTGATCTTGTCGGCCGCCCCGGCGACGGCGTTGAGGATGCTGTCGCTGACCTCTTCGACCTTGTCGCTCTTGAGGGCGTCCTGCACCTTGTTGTCGTTCAGGAATTCCTTCGCTTTGCTCGTGACATCGTCCAGGCCCTCTTTCGCCTTGCCGGTCACGTCATCCAAGCTCGCCATGTCGGCCTCCCTTGAGGCCGGCGCTTCCGGCCTTGGCGCCCATCATGCGCTTTCCGGACGCCTCGCGCCACAAATGGACGGTGAACGGCAAGAGGGGCCGAGCCCTTGCAGGCTCGGCCCCTCTCGAGGTACTGACGCGTCACCGCGTCACGGGATCAACCGAATTACTTGTTGATCTTCGTGACGGTGCCGGCGCCGACGGTGCGGCCACCCTCGCGGATAGCGAAGCGGAGGCCCTCCTCCATGGCGATCGGCTGGATCAGCTCGACGCTGATCTCGGTGGTGTCGCCCGGCATGACCATCTCGGTGCCCTCGGGCAGCGTGATGACGCCGGTGACGTCGGTGGTGCGGAAGTAGAACTGCGGACGGTAGTTCGCGTAGAACGGGTTGTGGCGACCACCCTCATCCTTGGAGAGGATGTAGACGTTCGCGTCGAACACCGTGTGCGGCGTGACCGAACCGGGCTTGACGATGACCTGGCCGCGCTCGACGTCCTCGCGCTTGGTGCCGCGGAGGAGAAGACCGGTGTTGTCGCCGGCCTGAGCCGAGTCGAGCAGCTTGCGGAACATCTCGATGCCGGTGACGGTGGTCTTGGTCGTCGGGCGGATGCCGACGATCTCGATCTCCTCGTTGACGTTGAGCTGACCGCGCTCGACACGGCCGGTGACGACGGTGCCACGACCGGTGATCGTGAAGACGTCCTCGATCGGCATGAGGAAGGGCTGGTCGGTCGCACGGATCGGGTCGGGGACGTTCTCGTCGACGGCCTCCATGAGGTCGGCGACGGTCTTCGCCCACTTCTCGTCACCCTCGAGCGCCTGGAGAGCCGAGACCTGAACGACGGGAGCGTTGTCGCCGTCGAAGTCCTGGCTCGAGAGCAGCTCGCGGACCTCGAGCTCGACGAGCTCGAGGATCTCCTCGTCGTCGACCATGTCGGCCTTGTTCAGCGCCACGACGATGTAGGGCACGCCGACCTGGCGGGCGAGCAGCACGTGCTCACGCGTCTGGGGCATCGGGCCGTCGGTGGCGGCGACCACGAGGATCGCGCCGTCCATCTGAGCCGCACCGGTGATCATGTTCTTGACGTAGTCGGCGTGGCCGGGAGCGTCGACGTGAGCGTAGTGGCGCTTCTCGGTCTGGTACTCGACGTGCGAGATGTTGATCGTGATACCACGAGCCTTCTCTTCGGGCGCGTTGTCGATCTGGTCGAACGCCGACGCCGTGTTGAGGTCGGGGTACTTGTCGTGCAGAACCTTGGTGATCGCCGCGGTGAGCGTGGTCTTGCCGTGGTCGACGTGACCGATGGTTCCGATGTTTACGTGCGGCTTAGTCCGCTCGAACTTGGCCTTCGCCACTGTGGGTCCTCCTCAGGACTCGAGTGCAGTGCCTGGGCCGACCGATTTCTCGTCGGCCGACCAGGCCCTGCGATTGGTGTATTCACATGCTACGCGGTCGAGGCTCGACCCCGCATTTCGGGTGTTCGCTCTGTGGAGAACGCCACCCTGGGGTCGGCTACTCGCCCTTGTTCTTCGCGACGATCTCGTCGGCGACAGCCTTCGGGACCTCCGCGTACGACTCGAACGTCATCGAGTAGACGGCGCGACCCGAGGTCTTCGACCGCAGGTCGCCGACGTAACCGAACATCTCCGACAGCGGAACGCTGGCCTTGACGACCTTGACACCGCTGGCGTCATCCATCGAGGCGATCATGCCTCGACGAGAGTTGAGGTCGCCGATGACGTCGCCCATGTACTCCTCGGGCGTGCGCACCTCGACGGCCATGATCGGCTCGAGCAGCACGGGGCTGGCCTTGCGAGCAGCCTCCTTGTACGCCATCGAGCCGGCGATCTTGAACGCCATCTCGGACGAGTCGACGTCGTGCGACGCACCGTCGAGAAGCGTGGCCTTGACGCCCACGGTCGGGTAGCCGGCGAGGACGCCGACCTGCATGGCGTCCTGGATTCCGGCGTCGACCGACGGGATGTACTCGCGCGGGACGCGGCCACCGGTGACCTTGTTCTCGAACTCGTACGTCGACTCGGCCGTGACCTCGAAGGGCTCCAGAGCGATCTGGACCTTCGCGAACTGGCCGGAGCCACCCGTCTGCTTCTTGTGGGTGTAGTCGTAGCGCTCGATCGGCTTCTTGATGGTCTCGCGGTACGCGACCTGCGGCTTGCCGACGTTCGCCTCGACGTTGAACTCGCGCTTCATGCGGTCGACGAGGATGTCGAGGTGAAGCTCGCCCATGCCCTTGATGACCGTCTGGCCCGTCTCGGCGTTGAGCTCGACGCGGAACGTCGGGTCTTCCTCGGCGAGCTTCTGGATGGCCAGCGACAGCTTCTCCTGGTCGGCCTTCGTCTTCGGCTCGATGGCGACCTCGATGACGGGCTCCGGGAACGTCATCGACTCGAGGACGATCTGCTCGTTCGGGTCGCACAGCGTGTCGCCGGTGGTCGTGAACTTGAGGCCGATGACCGCGTAGATGTGACCCGCGGTCACGCTGTCGACGGGGTTCTCCTTGTTGGAGTGCATCTGGAAGATCTTGCCGATGCGCTCCTTCTTGTCCTTCGTCGAGTTGATGACCTGCGCACCGGACTCGATCGAGCCCGAGTACACGCGGACATAGGTGAGACGACCGAAGAAGGGGTGCACCGCGACCTTGAAGGCCAGAGCCGAGAAGGGCTCGGACGAGTCGGGCTTGCGGGTGATGATCTTCTCTTCGTCGCGGACGTCGTGGCCCTCCATCGGAGGCACGTCGAGCGGCGAGGGGAGGTAGTCGATCACGGCGTCGAGCATCGGCTGCACGCCGCGGTTCTTGAACGCGGAACCGCAGAAGATCGGGTAGAGCTCGGAGTTGACCGTCATCTTGCGGACGGCGCCCTTGATCTCGGCGACCGTGAGCTCTTCGCCCGAGAAGTACTTCTCGAGCAGCGCGTCGTCGGACTCGGCGACGGTCTCGAGCAGCTTGGCGCGGTACTCCTCGGCCTTGGCCTGGAGGTCCGCCGGGATCGGCTCGATCTCGTACTTGGCGCCCATCTCGACGTCACCCTTGGCATCGCCGCGCCAGGTCAGCGCACGCATCTCGACCAGGTCGACGACGCCCTCGAAGGACGACTCCGAGCCGATCGGGAGCTGCATGACCAGCGGCTTGGCGCCGAGGCGCGTGATGATGGTGTCGACGGTGTAGTAGAAGTCGGCGCCCAGCTTGTCCATCTTGTTGACGAAGCAGATGCGCGGCACGTCGTACTTGTCGGCCTGACGCCAGACGGTCTCGGACTGGGGCTCCACGCCCTCCTTGCCGTCGAAGACCGCCACGGCGCCGTCGAGGACGCGGAGCGAGCGCTCCACCTCGACGGTGAAGTCGACGTGACCGGGGGTGTCGATGATGTTGATCTGGTTCTTGTTCCAGAAGCAGGTCGTCGCGGCCGACGTGATCGTGATGCCGCGCTCTTGTTCCTGAGCCATCCAGTCCATGGTGGCGGCGCCGTCGTGCACCTCACCGATCTTGTGGGTGATCCCCGTGTAGAACAGGATGCGCTCGGTGGTGGTGGTCTTGCCGGCATCG is from Frondihabitans australicus and encodes:
- the fusA gene encoding elongation factor G; the encoded protein is MAQDVLTDLNKVRNIGIMAHIDAGKTTTTERILFYTGITHKIGEVHDGAATMDWMAQEQERGITITSAATTCFWNKNQINIIDTPGHVDFTVEVERSLRVLDGAVAVFDGKEGVEPQSETVWRQADKYDVPRICFVNKMDKLGADFYYTVDTIITRLGAKPLVMQLPIGSESSFEGVVDLVEMRALTWRGDAKGDVEMGAKYEIEPIPADLQAKAEEYRAKLLETVAESDDALLEKYFSGEELTVAEIKGAVRKMTVNSELYPIFCGSAFKNRGVQPMLDAVIDYLPSPLDVPPMEGHDVRDEEKIITRKPDSSEPFSALAFKVAVHPFFGRLTYVRVYSGSIESGAQVINSTKDKKERIGKIFQMHSNKENPVDSVTAGHIYAVIGLKFTTTGDTLCDPNEQIVLESMTFPEPVIEVAIEPKTKADQEKLSLAIQKLAEEDPTFRVELNAETGQTVIKGMGELHLDILVDRMKREFNVEANVGKPQVAYRETIKKPIERYDYTHKKQTGGSGQFAKVQIALEPFEVTAESTYEFENKVTGGRVPREYIPSVDAGIQDAMQVGVLAGYPTVGVKATLLDGASHDVDSSEMAFKIAGSMAYKEAARKASPVLLEPIMAVEVRTPEEYMGDVIGDLNSRRGMIASMDDASGVKVVKASVPLSEMFGYVGDLRSKTSGRAVYSMTFESYAEVPKAVADEIVAKNKGE